Proteins encoded in a region of the Podarcis muralis chromosome 4, rPodMur119.hap1.1, whole genome shotgun sequence genome:
- the LOC114595772 gene encoding ras-related protein Rab-9B-like — protein sequence MSGKSLLLKVILLGDGGVGKSSLMNRYVTNKFDSQAFHTIGVEFLNRDLEVDGRLVTLQIWDTAGQERFKSLRTPFYRGADCCLLTFSVDDQRSFDNLGHWQKEFLCYANVKDPERFPFVVLGNKVDKLERQVMPEEARAWCTEHGNYPYLETSAKDDTNVAVAFEEGVRRVLAVEEQLERCVLGSSINLHASSKAGSSCC from the coding sequence atgaGTGGGAAGTCGCTGCTGCTGAAGGTCATCCTCCTGGGCGATGGGGGTGTTGGGAAGAGCTCTCTCATGAACCGCTACGTCACCAACAAGTTTGACTCGCAGGCTTTCCACACCATCGGCGTGGAGTTCCTCAACCGGGACCTGGAGGTGGATGGGCGCTTGGTGACCCTCCAGATTTGGGACACGGCCGGGCAGGAGCGCTTCAAGAGCCTGCGGACCCCCTTCTACCGGGGGGCCGACTGCTGCCTGTTGACCTTCAGCGTGGACGACCAGCGGAGCTTTGACAACCTGGGCCACTGGCAGAAGGAGTTCCTCTGCTACGCCAACGTAAAGGACCCTGAGCGCTTCCCCTTTGTGGTGCTGGGCAACAAGGTGGACAAGCTGGAGAGGCAGGTGATGCCCGAAGAGGCCCGGGCCTGGTGTACGGAGCACGGCAACTACCCCTACCTGGAGACAAGCGCCAAGGACGACACCAATGTGGCCGTGGCCTTTGAGGAAGGTGTGCGGCGGGTGTTGGCCGTGGAGGAACAGCTGGAGCGCTGTGTGCTGGGCAGTTCCATCAACTTGCATGCCAGCAGCAAGGCAGGCTCTTCCTGTTGCTGA